One Denticeps clupeoides chromosome 10, fDenClu1.1, whole genome shotgun sequence genomic window carries:
- the LOC114798404 gene encoding zinc finger CCCH-type with G patch domain-containing protein-like: MDEGSLEAAIQTYSAQLQQVENALSAGLDASDQSDLLRLKEDLRQLIELTQSSLLSVRKSQLLASLEGVDLHAQISAGEAAQTRTQEGGLDEEYAAFYSEVAGFSGANGAPLNSDQLSAPEAQEDEEGGDDDNDYEEEEEDALSGTRVRAPYRTSWGTLEYHNAMVVGTEPPDGDGVEAQVRVLYIHPTHRSMKPCPFFLEDKCRFMDNCRFSHGEVVCASELRDFLETDISNLQEGSSCLAKHEDGIWYPAKITELSNGYYTIKFDSLLLKEAVVEADCIIPPMRQDDIPSSESDSDDTGEEFEAYAKVVDSRTEAEWNPASSTQFGAWEVHTRGIGSKLMLKMGYEFGKGLGKSLEGRVEPVQAVVLPKGNSLDQCAELTVRKTQQAIASSQPGGKKKAKRKRISTAGGRPTVFDFLNDKLGDCKATAVTALVQRKPGEDAYRGCKTTKRSLNVQLFQATERVMQTEREIKQITESLARRNGRDAAMISHLEEKLTSAQKRLTQLKAQERSIQREQRKADTHKKMTEF, encoded by the exons ATGGACGAGGGGAGCCTTGAAGCTGCTATTCAGACCTACAGCGCCCAGCTGCAGCAGGTGGAGAACGCCCTGTCTGCTGGCCTGGATGCGTCCGATCAGTCGGACCTGCTGAGGCTGAAGGAAGACCTCCGTCAGCTCATCGAGCTGACGCAGTCCAGCCTCCTGTCAGTGAGGAAGAGCCAGCTGCTGGCCAGTCTAGAAGGAGTCGACCTTCATGCACAGATCTCCGCCGGCGAAGCTGCACAGACACGGACGCAGGAGGGTGGACTGGATGAGGAATATGCTGCTTTCTATTCTGAAGTAGCTGGTTTTTCTGGTGCCAATGGTGCACCATTAAATTCCGACCAACTGTCTGCTCCTGAGGcacaggaggatgaggaaggaggCGATGACGACAATGactatgaggaggaggaagaagatgcaCTCAGCGGCACCAGAGTACGGGCACCGTACCGGACTTCTTGGGGAACTTTAGAGTATCACAATGCGATGGTGGTTGGCACAGAACCACCAGATGGGGACGGCGTGGAGGCACAAGTGAGAGTACTGTATATTCACCCTACACACAGGTCAATGAAGCCATGTCCATTCTTCTTGGAGGACAAATGCAGATTCATGGACAATTGCAG GTTCTCCCATGGCGAGGTGGTGTGTGCATCCGAGCTCAGAGACTTCCTTGAAACAGACATCAGCAATTTACAGGAGGGCTCTTCCTGCCTGGCCAAACATGAGGATGGCATTTGGTACCCGGCCAAAATAACAG AGCTTAGCAATGGTTATTACACCATCAAGTTTGACTCCCTGCTGCTGAAGGAAGCAGTTGTGGAGGCTGATTGTATAATCCCCCCCATGAGGCAGGACGATATACCCTCGTCTGAATCAGATTCGGACGACACTGGAGAGGAATTTGAAGCCTACGCTAAAG tggtCGACTCCAGGACAGAGGCAGAGTGGAACCCAGCCAGCAGCACACAATTCGGGGCCTGGGAAGTGCACACAAGAGGCATTGGCTCCAAGCTCATGCTGAAAATGGGCTATGAATTTGGGAAGG GCCTGGGCAAATCTCTCGAGGGCCGGGTGGAGCCGGTGCAGGCTGTGGTTCTGCCCAAAGGCAATTCTCTGGACCAGTGTGCGGAGCTGACCGTGAGAAAGACCCAGCAGGCCATCGCCAGCTCCCAGCCTggtggcaagaagaaagccaaAAGGAAGCGCATCTCCACAGCCGGGGGGCGACCCACTGTGTTTGATTTCCTGAACGACAAGCTCGGTGACTGTAAGGCCACCGCAGTCACTGCTCTGGTTCAACGGAAGCCGGGGGAGGATGCTTACCGGGGCTGCAAGACCACAAAGAGGTCCCTGAACGTCCAGCTTTTCCAGGCCACAGAAAGAGTgatgcagacagagagagagatcaagCAGATCACGGAGTCACTGGCCAGACGCAACGGACG